The DNA segment CAAGAACAATCCTATCGAAAATGCTAACCAGTTTCGGCTTCCGGGCCGAGGAAGCAGACAGCTCCAGTGTAGCTATTGATTTACTGGAAAAACAAACTGATTCTAAAAAATACGATCTGGTACTCATGGATTGGAACATTCCAACTATGGACGGAATTGAAATATCCCGTGCCATGCAGGACAATAATCAGCTTAAACATATACCGAAAGTTATCATGGTGACTGCCTATGGCCGTTCTGAAGTAATGTCTGCCGCTGCCGGTATTGAAAACATAGTTGGTTTTTTGAGCAAACCGGTTATGCCCTCAATGCTGCTCGATTCCATCATGATTGCAAAAGGTCGCAAGGTTAAATCTGAAAGACGTGCGGCATCCCGACAGGACAAAATTAATGAAGCTACAGCAAAACTTCAGGGAGCAAAAGTCCTTCTGGTTGAAGATAACGAAATCAACCAGAATGTAGCAGTTGACCTACTGTTAAGCTACGGTGTTTCTGTTAAAATTGCAGGCAATGGCAAAGAGGCTCTGGATATACTCGAAAAAGAATCATTTGACGGAGTGCTGATGGATTGCCAGATGCCAGTAATGGATGGTTACACAGCGAGCCTGAAAATACGTGAGCAAAACAAGTTCAAAGATCTTCCGATAATAGCCATGACCGCCAACGTCATGAAGGGAGACCATGACAGATCGCTGCAAGCTGGGATGAATGACCACATAGGCAAGCCCATTCAGATTAATGAGATGCTTTATATCATGAGCAAATGGATCACCCCTTCCCGCCCTTCTATAATCCCTGCTTCAAAGAATTTGGAAAAAGGGCTTGAAGAAAAATCTTTTTACGAACTGCCCGGTATCGATGCAAAGTCCGGCCTTGCAAGGCTTCAGGACGACACCAAGCTATACACTAAAATATTGTCCATGTTTAGTAATGAATACAGTGACTTTAAAACCTTATTCCGCACGGCTCAACACGATGCAGATACCAATGCAGCCGCTCGTTGCGCCCATACACTTAGAGGAATTGCAGGCAATGCCGGAGCCGAAGAGGTGCAGAAAACCGCAAAAGCTTTAGAATCTGCCTGCAGCAACAAAAGACCTAGTCCGGAAATTGATGAATTGCTGGACAATGTCCTCACATCTTTGGCTCCGGTTCTAGCCGGGCTGAAAAGGTTTGCAGAGACTGACAAACCTCACATTGAGCGAAGTGGGAAGCTTGAACCGGAGAAGATCAAACTTCAAATTGAACAGTTGCGGACACTGCTGAAGGAATCGGATACTAATGCCGTCGCACTGCTGGAAGAGATACAATCGTTATCCGGGTGGGGTGAGCTGGCTGACAAATTAAAACTTATGAAGAAAGCCCTTGATAATTATGATTTTGAAGAAGCACTGGCAATACTTGATCAATTGTAATTTTTTGAAAAGGTACCTGCAATCACTGGATTGACTTGTCATATGCGTCAGACTAAAGATCATAATTTCAAGAACTGCAGCTAGATATAAATATAATACGACAACACGATTTTCAGGGGCGGATATTAAAAATCATGAACAAGACAGAGCATTTCGGACTTGATTTTGAAACATTTGCAAAACTTATCGACAACCTGCACGATGAGATAATTATCTACGATAATAATTACCGCATGCTCTACGTAAATAAAGCTTGCGAACGTCACTACGGATTCTCGCAACAGGAAATGATCAACATGCCTTTCTGGGATGTAGTGGAAAAGCATAACTCCTGGGACCGCCCCATTCTGCCCCTTGTTTACGAAAAAAAAATTCCGGTTAAACAAGAACAAAAGACCTATCTGGGTCTTGACGTTTTAACCATTGCGATCCCTCTTCTGAATGAAAACAGGGAAGTACAATACGTCCTTTTAAGTATCAGGGACAACTTTCACGAAGGCCGGATTCTCCACCCCGAAGATCTGATTTTCGATCAGGAAGACCCTGCTTCAGCCAGGCCTGAAGATCTTATCTACCATAGCAAACTGATGGAACAAACTGTCAACGCGGCTCGCAAGGTAGGCAGCATCAGCGCTCCATGCCTGCTTCTGGGCGAATCCGGTTGCGGCAAAAGTCTTTTAGCAAAATTCATTCATGCCAACGGAAAACGGGCCGACAAACCCTTTATCGTGGTCAACTGTGCTGCCATTCCTCAGGAACTTTTTGAATCTGAACTTTTTGGACATGTAGAGGGAGCTTTTTCCGGTGCAACCAAATCCAGAGGCGGACTTTTTGCCAAGGCAGAAGGAGGAACTCTTTTTCTGGATGAAATATCCGAACTCCCTCTCCCCATGCAGGCCAAACTTCTTTATGCGGTGCAGGAACTTGAATACCGCCCGGTAGGCAGCTCCTCCACGGTGAAAGCAGACGTGCGCATTTTAGCTGCCTCCAATCGCAATATGGACCGCATGGTCGAGTCTGGAGCCTTTCGACAGGATTTATATTTCCGGCTCAATGTCTTCGATATCATAATCCCCCCGCTGCGAGACAGACTGGATGATCTCATTCCCTTGTTACACTTTTTTCTAAACCGCTACGGAAAAGCCCACGGCAAAGGAAAAAGATTTTCCTCCAATGCCCAGAAAGTACTCTGTCTCTACTCATGGCCCGGCAACATCCGAGAACTGGCCCACCTTGTGGAACGACTTGTCGTCACAGTGGAAGATGACATTATCAACGTGGATCACCTGCCCTCATCCATCTATGAAACAACATGCAACTACTTATCTCCCATTCTTGGAGCAGGCTCCCTTGACGAGGCCATGCAGGCTGTTGAACGCCAACTGGTTCTTGATGCCTATGCCGAACACGGCAGCAGCCGCAAAGTTGCTGCAGCCCTTAAAATAAGCCAGTCACGAGCCTCCCGCCTGATTAGAACGTATACACATACCACAAAGCCATAACCTCCGAGTCAACACAGACTCACCGAGTCACTATAGACTCATCCTTTGTCATAACAGCACCCACATCACTTTCGCCAATAATCGAGTCTAAAATGACTCAATTCACAATTATTGATTGAATGATCATACAGTGGTTATATTCCTTAACATGCTAAAATTAAAGACTTTAGTTTGGGAAAAACTTCACTTTTCCATTGGCACACACTTTGCTCATACAGAGTTAAAGACATAACCCAAAAACAAGATGCAAAGCCTGCCGTGAGGGAAGGTAAAGTTATGGAGGTAACTTTTTCAGGCAGATTAAAATGCATAGCATTTATCTGCATTCAGGCAGCATCATAGTTATGTGAGTGGAGGCGGCCGCAGCAATAGACATGTGTGGCAATTAAATAAGGCGACTTACTTATCAAGGGAGAAGACTGTATGTTTAAGAATCGCAGATACTACGGAATGGCGTGTGCACTGCTTGCCACAATGCTTTGGGCAGGTGCTTTTGTTGTCGCAAGACTGGCTGTAGGACAAATTTCCCCAATGACACTTGGAGCAACCCGCTGGTTTATAGCTCTTCTTATTTTGTGTACTTTCACACTGCCGAGAGTGAAAAAAGAATGGCATGTTGCCAAAAAATTTCTACCCCAGATTATAGCAGCGGCTCTTACCGGTGTAGCGGCATATTCCCCGTTAAGCTACTTTGCAGCCCAGACGACTTCGGCTATCAATCTATCCCTGATTTCTGTTACCACACCGATCTTTATCGTAATCATCTCCTCAATAATGGGACAAAAACAGTCAAGCAACACTTGGATAGGCTGTACAATCGCCCTTTTCGGCTCATTTTATCTTGTCTGTAACGGCGACATAGAAAGACTGGTTGGACTGCATTTTGCCGCAGGTGATATCCTCATGCTTCTGGCAGCAGTCGGGTTTGCTATATACAGTCTCATTCTGAGAAAGATCCCCGAAGGACTCTCCCAGATCACTATCATGTCTCTCATGTCCTTCTTTGCCGTACTGATGCTCATCCCCTGCGTTATCTGGGAATCCACTCAGCCTTCCATGATTTTCAACATGAACGGCATAGTATTCTTCAGCATCGTGTTCTCAGCTGTCTGTTCCTCAGTCATCGCATGGCTCACATGGAACATCGGCCTTGAAAACGCCGGTCCTGCAACCTCCGGTATGATTTACTACAGTCTCCCTCTCTGGGGTGGACTCTTTGCCTTCCTTTTCCTTGGCGAAACAATGGGCATGGTCCATCTTGTCAGCGGAATCATGATTATCGGCGGTATCTTCTGGGCCAGCCGTAGCCCCAAGACAACACCCGCCAAAGACGCATTACCAAACGAAGCTTAACCGCATCTCGACTCCATAAATAGACGGGCGGGCATATTGCCCGCCCCGCCTGAAACTTATTCAGCTTCCATCCGGGGACTTTTAACCCGGAAACAGGAGCGGTGCGTTCTGCAAACTATATACTTCGGCCTGTAAAAGGCTCCATCGATTAACGAACCACTTAAGGAATTGGACTATGAATCGCGACGAACAACAGAAAAAGCTCATTCACCTGACAGTAAACGGGGAAACCTGCTCGCTTCACGTAGAGCCACACTGGACTCTCTCAAAAGTTCTGCGCAACGACTGCGGTCACACCGGAACAAAAGAGGGTTGCGGCGAAGGTGCTTGCGGCTCCTGCACTGTCCTTATCGACTCTGTGGCAGTACCGGCATGTATGATTCTTGCTGTTGAGCAGGAAGGTAAAGACATTGAAACCATCGAAGGACTGTCCAAAGACGGTAACCTTCATCCCATTCAGGAAGCGTGGCTTGAAGAGTACGGTTCACAATGCGGTTTCTGCTCTCCCGGCATGATCATGTCCACCAAAGCACTACTGCTGAAGAACGCTTCTCCGACTGACGATGAAATCAAAGAAGCCCTCGGCGGCAACATCTGTATCTGCAGCAACTACGAGCACATCATCAATGCAGTAAGAAGCGCAGCCAAGAAAATGGCAAAGGAGCAGATCTAATGATTGAAACAAAATCCATCGGAACATCAGTCCGCCAGAAAGACGGCCCTGCGCGCGTCACCGGATCAGCAAAATATTACGCCGATTTCATCTTTCCGGGCATGCTCCAGACACGCATTCTGCGCAGCCCCTATCCTGCAGCCGACATTATATCTATCAATACCAGTGAAGCAGAGGCTTTACCGGGTGTACGCCTCGTAATGACTCACGAGAACTACCCCAAGGCTTTCCGCTCTTCACTTTATTATGTAGGCGATCTCGTTGCCGCAGTCGTTGCCGACGATGAAACCATTGCTCAGGAAGCCATGGCTCTCATCAAGGTCGAGTACAATAAAAAGAAATTTGTGCTGAGCATTGAGGACGGCATCAAGCCGGACTCCCCACAGGTTTTCGAAGGCATAGACAACTGTCAGGACTGGGCATTCCATGCAATACTGAGTGATCGAGATCCTGAATCCCGCCTTTTCAAGACCAAAACTCCTTCAGACTACAACGGATTCGGAGACATTGAGCAAGGTTTTGCCGAAGCGGACGTCATCGTCGAGCAGAAAGGTCTGAAATATGCTTATTGCAAAGGTCCGGCAATGGAACCTCGCGGATGTTCAGCCAATTTTGATGGCACCAAGTTGCATATTTATACTCATTCACAAGGACTGCATGATGAAAAGCTCTGCCTTGCTCAGGCTCTCGGCATAAATGCCAACATGCTCAACTACGTGTCCCCTTTCACCGGATCAAGTTTCGGTGGCAAGAACGCTTTCCCGCTGGACCGCAATATTGCGTCGCACTATCTGGTGATTGCCGGATTGGCCTGTCTTGATCTGAAAAAACCAGTGCACTGCCCTTATTCCCGCGAAGAAGAAATGGTTTCCGGCTGGTCGCGCGGTAGTATCGGAAACGTAAAAATAGGTTTCAAAAAAGACGGAACCCTGACCACCATGGATCTGGAACACTGGCAGGAAACAGGCTCAGGCGGCGACAAATATCCCGCCAAAAACGCCATGCTCGCCACGGGATCTGTCCTTTATTCCCGTAACTGCAAGCACTTGCGCGGCAAAATAAGATATGTAAATACCAACCGCTTTCCCGCTTCCGGATGGCAGGGCTACGGAGCTCCCGAAGGAGTCTTCGCGGTTGAAACAACCATGGATATAGCCGCTGACCAGATGGGAATTGACCCGGTAGAAATCCGCAAAATGAATTGTATGCGCACCGGAGATATCGATTCCGGCTGGGATACGCTATCCTATAAGTCATGTTACATTTCCTCATCCGGTATCCGCGACTGCCTCGATGAAGGGGCCAAGCATCTGGACTGGAAAAATAACTGGCAGCACCCCAGCAAAAAAACCGGACGTATCCGTCACGGCCTCGGGGTTGCAATCTTCGCCATGGGCGCAGGTCGTCCCGGACCGGGCAACTCCAGTGAAGCCATGGTCAAAATATATCCTGACGGTTCAGCCGCGCTAGTTTGCGCAATCGCCGATATAGGACAGGGACAGCACACAGTACAGTGCCAGATTGTAGCGGATGTCCTCGGACTTCCTTATAAGAATATCGGCATTGTCTGCCATGACACCGACTCTACTCCTTTTGCAACTCTGGTTGCCAACAGTTGCGGAACATGGATTCAGGGCTGGGCTACTTACGAAGCAGCAATCGACGCTAAACGTCAGGTGCTTGATCTGGCTGCGCTAAAACTCGGAGTCCCTACGCAGGCCCTTTCCATGAATGAAAAAGGTGTCTTCGTAACCGCTGAACCGGAAAAATGCCTGACCTTTGCCGAAGCTTTCGGAGCACGCGGTCATTACGGCGGTATCCATGAAGTCACCGGATACTACATCAACAACTCACCGCACCCGAATGGACTCAAAGACGGCAAAAAAGATCAGGTTTATATCCCAAAAGAAAAGGGAGCACAGTTCATTTCTCTGGATGTAGATACTGAAACAGGTATGATTTCCAACGTAGAAGTAGTCATGGCTCAAAATGTAGGCAAGGCTCTCAATCCTAAAATCGTAGCAGGACAGCTCTCAACTTCCAGACATGGTGTAGAGAATGCCATTCTCGCCAACGACTGCATTGTGGATAAACGCAATGGCTGGCTCATGACCCCCAACTGGGTGGATTACCGCCACTGCACGTCCATGGACTGCGACGTTAAACCTATCGTCATCGAGAAACCCGGAGATCCTACGCATCCGTTCGGCGCAACAGCCTGTGGTGAAGGCGCAGCCTGCCCTTCGCTTGCTGCTTTTTCCAATGCAATCTTCAACGCCACCGGTGTGAGAATTATTGAAACTCCGTTTACACCTGACAAAATCCTCTTGGGCCTTGGTAAAATTCAGCCCAAAAGGAGGGCAAAATAATGAAACGTTTTAATCACTATGATGCTTCCAGCGTGGAAGAAGCTGTTTCCCTTTTACAGGAACACAAAGGTTCTTCGTACGTAATCGCAGGCGGAAGTGACCTGATGGGCTGTCTGAAAGATCACCTCTGGATGGAATATCCCGAAGCGATCATCAACCTGAAGACCATTCCCGGCCTGAAAAAAATTCAGTTGAAAGAAGACGGACTGCATCTCGGCGCACTGGTTACCCTCACCGAGCTTTCCGAGTCGCACACTGTTAAAGCAACGTGGCCCGGTCTTGCAGAAGCTGCGAGGCGCACAGGCTCTCCCATTCTTCGCAACATGGGAACTTTAGCCGGAAATATCTGTCAGGAAAACCGCTGCTGGTACTACCGCTATCCCGATAAAATCGGTGGACGTATCGACTGTGTACGTAAAGGCGGCAAACGCTGTCTTGCAGTCCCCGGCGATCACCGCTTCCACTCCATATTCGGCGCAGTGAATAAGTGTATCGCAGTTAATCCCAGTGATACTGCTCCAGCCTTTGTAGCTTTAAATGCCGTAGTTAAAACAACTAAGCGTGAAATTCCCATTGATGAATTCTTCACCGCAGAAAATGGCGCAGCATCAACCATTCTGGACCGCGACGAAATAGTAACGGAGATATTCGTTCCCCGTCCCGCAGAAGGTTCAAAAAGTGCGTTCATGAAAATATCATACCGCAAATCCATCGATTTTGCGCTTGTTAACTGCGCTGCAGCTTTAACCATTGTAGACGGGAAAATCAGTGCAGCCCGCATCTGTTTGAACGCAGTGCACAATAATCCCCGCCGCTGTGAAACTTCAGAAGCTGCTCTCATCGGTAAAGAGCTTACTGAAGAAACAGCACAGGAAGCAGGTCAGCTTGCTGTAGCAGAAGCAAAAGCCCTGATCCAGAATATATACAAAGTTCAGATAGCCAAAACAATCGTGGCTGACACTCTCATGGAGTGCACCCGATAGGGGCATGAAAATGAAGAACCAAAGCTTAAAGCAAGAAATAGCAAGAACATCCGGTATTATACTCGCAGCCGGTAGTGCAACCCGTATGGGCAGGGATAAATTATCCCTGCCCTTCCGGGGAATACCTATGGTACAGCACGTAATCAATGCTGCAAGAGAATCTCAACTTAACGATGTAACCGTCGTGCTGCCCTGTGATTCAGAGCTGGAAAAAATACTCGACCTCGAAGGGTGTACAGTAGTGACCAGCCCGGACCGTAAACAGGGACAGGCTGAATCCTTCAAGGCCGGACTGCGTCACGTAAAAGACCACACGCAAGGGGCCATGTTCTTTCTCGGAGATCAGCCACTGATCACTTCTGAAACCATTGACCGTCTGGTCTGGGCTTTTTCACAAGAGCCTGAGTGCTGGGTGGCTCCCATTCAGGAAGGTATGCGCGGTAATCCCATAACTATTCCGGCAAGCT comes from the Maridesulfovibrio ferrireducens genome and includes:
- a CDS encoding sigma-54 interaction domain-containing protein — translated: MNKTEHFGLDFETFAKLIDNLHDEIIIYDNNYRMLYVNKACERHYGFSQQEMINMPFWDVVEKHNSWDRPILPLVYEKKIPVKQEQKTYLGLDVLTIAIPLLNENREVQYVLLSIRDNFHEGRILHPEDLIFDQEDPASARPEDLIYHSKLMEQTVNAARKVGSISAPCLLLGESGCGKSLLAKFIHANGKRADKPFIVVNCAAIPQELFESELFGHVEGAFSGATKSRGGLFAKAEGGTLFLDEISELPLPMQAKLLYAVQELEYRPVGSSSTVKADVRILAASNRNMDRMVESGAFRQDLYFRLNVFDIIIPPLRDRLDDLIPLLHFFLNRYGKAHGKGKRFSSNAQKVLCLYSWPGNIRELAHLVERLVVTVEDDIINVDHLPSSIYETTCNYLSPILGAGSLDEAMQAVERQLVLDAYAEHGSSRKVAAALKISQSRASRLIRTYTHTTKP
- a CDS encoding DMT family transporter → MFKNRRYYGMACALLATMLWAGAFVVARLAVGQISPMTLGATRWFIALLILCTFTLPRVKKEWHVAKKFLPQIIAAALTGVAAYSPLSYFAAQTTSAINLSLISVTTPIFIVIISSIMGQKQSSNTWIGCTIALFGSFYLVCNGDIERLVGLHFAAGDILMLLAAVGFAIYSLILRKIPEGLSQITIMSLMSFFAVLMLIPCVIWESTQPSMIFNMNGIVFFSIVFSAVCSSVIAWLTWNIGLENAGPATSGMIYYSLPLWGGLFAFLFLGETMGMVHLVSGIMIIGGIFWASRSPKTTPAKDALPNEA
- a CDS encoding (2Fe-2S)-binding protein, producing the protein MNRDEQQKKLIHLTVNGETCSLHVEPHWTLSKVLRNDCGHTGTKEGCGEGACGSCTVLIDSVAVPACMILAVEQEGKDIETIEGLSKDGNLHPIQEAWLEEYGSQCGFCSPGMIMSTKALLLKNASPTDDEIKEALGGNICICSNYEHIINAVRSAAKKMAKEQI
- a CDS encoding xanthine dehydrogenase family protein molybdopterin-binding subunit, encoding MIETKSIGTSVRQKDGPARVTGSAKYYADFIFPGMLQTRILRSPYPAADIISINTSEAEALPGVRLVMTHENYPKAFRSSLYYVGDLVAAVVADDETIAQEAMALIKVEYNKKKFVLSIEDGIKPDSPQVFEGIDNCQDWAFHAILSDRDPESRLFKTKTPSDYNGFGDIEQGFAEADVIVEQKGLKYAYCKGPAMEPRGCSANFDGTKLHIYTHSQGLHDEKLCLAQALGINANMLNYVSPFTGSSFGGKNAFPLDRNIASHYLVIAGLACLDLKKPVHCPYSREEEMVSGWSRGSIGNVKIGFKKDGTLTTMDLEHWQETGSGGDKYPAKNAMLATGSVLYSRNCKHLRGKIRYVNTNRFPASGWQGYGAPEGVFAVETTMDIAADQMGIDPVEIRKMNCMRTGDIDSGWDTLSYKSCYISSSGIRDCLDEGAKHLDWKNNWQHPSKKTGRIRHGLGVAIFAMGAGRPGPGNSSEAMVKIYPDGSAALVCAIADIGQGQHTVQCQIVADVLGLPYKNIGIVCHDTDSTPFATLVANSCGTWIQGWATYEAAIDAKRQVLDLAALKLGVPTQALSMNEKGVFVTAEPEKCLTFAEAFGARGHYGGIHEVTGYYINNSPHPNGLKDGKKDQVYIPKEKGAQFISLDVDTETGMISNVEVVMAQNVGKALNPKIVAGQLSTSRHGVENAILANDCIVDKRNGWLMTPNWVDYRHCTSMDCDVKPIVIEKPGDPTHPFGATACGEGAACPSLAAFSNAIFNATGVRIIETPFTPDKILLGLGKIQPKRRAK
- a CDS encoding FAD binding domain-containing protein, translated to MKRFNHYDASSVEEAVSLLQEHKGSSYVIAGGSDLMGCLKDHLWMEYPEAIINLKTIPGLKKIQLKEDGLHLGALVTLTELSESHTVKATWPGLAEAARRTGSPILRNMGTLAGNICQENRCWYYRYPDKIGGRIDCVRKGGKRCLAVPGDHRFHSIFGAVNKCIAVNPSDTAPAFVALNAVVKTTKREIPIDEFFTAENGAASTILDRDEIVTEIFVPRPAEGSKSAFMKISYRKSIDFALVNCAAALTIVDGKISAARICLNAVHNNPRRCETSEAALIGKELTEETAQEAGQLAVAEAKALIQNIYKVQIAKTIVADTLMECTR
- a CDS encoding nucleotidyltransferase family protein gives rise to the protein MKNQSLKQEIARTSGIILAAGSATRMGRDKLSLPFRGIPMVQHVINAARESQLNDVTVVLPCDSELEKILDLEGCTVVTSPDRKQGQAESFKAGLRHVKDHTQGAMFFLGDQPLITSETIDRLVWAFSQEPECWVAPIQEGMRGNPITIPASWFDRALELKGDTGARPLLAAQGLALRLVRIHEVGPFLDVDTDTEYQQLLKHYDRKSA